In Nostoc edaphicum CCNP1411, the sequence TTTCCATACCTCCTCAGCGATTGCAAGCAATAGAAGCACAAGAAAAGTTGCTGAAAAACTATGGTTTTGCCGACGGTGCATTACCATTAGGCGCATACATCAAAGATTTTGAAATTGATGCTTTAGATTTGGAAATCCCGCGAGAAGAAGTAGACAATTTTAACTCTCAAGAACTATTGATGCTTCAGGTAGCTGATAATGCCCTCAAAGATGCGGCACTTCCTCAAGGGACAAGAATAGCGATAATTATTGCTACTGCTACAGAACTAACTCTAGACAAACTTACTAAAACAGAAAAACTAGAAGCGATTGACAAAGACAGTGAATCTCCAAGTTACATCGAAAATGGACTAGCTAATTATATTTCCAAACTATGGAATTTTGCTGGCCCTGCATTCACATTAATTGCCAAACACAATACTGTTTTTAAAGCCTTAGAACTTGCACAAAAGCTACTCACAATCAGAGAAGTAGATGCTGTTTTAGTCGGTGCAATCGAGCTTGCTGGGGATGGCGCTAGTGTTTTACGACGAAATCAAATAACAAAAGTTAACACAGGCGTGAATACTCTCAGTTATGACCAGAATGCTAATGGCTGGATAGTAGGCGAGGGTGGGGCGGCTGTAGTATTGAAGCTCCACGAAACAGCAAAACAAGAGAACAATCGCATATATGCAACGATTGACGCTCTCAGTCTCTTGAAAAATTCAACAAATCGCGTCTCCAGTTCCCAATCCCCAAATTCTGAAGCGGTGACACAAGTTTGTCAACAGGCTTTTCATCTTGCAGACATCAAACCGAAAGATATCAACTATTTGGAAGTTGTTGGTAGTGGAATTCCCCAACAAGATGAGTCAGAAATTCAAGGTTTGCTCACAGCTTATCGCACATTTGAACCAAATTTAACTTGTGCGATCGGTAGTGTCAAAGCCAATATTGGTCATACACATACTGCATCGGCAATAGTTAGCCTGGTTAAAACAGCACTCTGCTTATATCATCGTTATATTCCCGCAGTTCCCCAATGGTCTAGCCCCAAAACGCCAGAGATTTGGCAAGGTAGTCCTTTTTATGTCGCTTTTGAGTCAAAACCCTGGTTTTTAGAAAAAGGAGCTACCAGAAGAATAGCTGCGATTAATGGGATGGAGATAGATGGGAGTTACGCACATTTAATTTTGTCAGAGGAACCAAATCAGAGAGATCACAGCAGCCGATATTTAGAGCAAATGCCTTATTATGTATTTGCGATCGCAGCTGATGATCAATCAACTTTATTAGACGAAATCCGCACTCTTGAGCAAACGATTCAAAATTCTTCTTCCCTATCTGACGCTGCTACGCATACTTTTACAGCTTTTCAACAGCGTCAACAGGCAACTTATGCTCTAGCAATTCTCGGACACAATCAAGATGAATTGCAACGAGAAATTCAACACTCCCTCAAGGGTATTGCCCATGCCTTCGAGACAGGGAAAGACTGGCAAAGTCCTCTCGGTAGCTATTTTACGGCCAAACCGATGGGTCAAAGAGGTAAAGTTGCTTTCGTTTACCCAGGTGCCTTTAGTGCTTATATCGGATTAGGTCGAAATCTGTTTCGTTTGTTTCCTCAACTTTACGATGATCCCTTCATCAGAAGCATCTACAATCGTGTTGCCAACGTTGAAAAACTTATTTATCCTCGAAGCTTAGAAAAATTATCAACCAGGCAATTAGAAGCCCTTGAACAGCGATTGCTCAAAGATTCAGTAGCAGTACTCGAATCAGAAATGGCCTGTGCTGGACTGATGACAGCAATTCTGAAAAATTATTTCCAACTCAAGCCCCAATGTGCATTTGGTTATAGCTTGGGCGAAATTAGCATGATGTTGGCTCAAGGTGTCTGGACTGAGTTTCAAGAAGGTAGTGAGGGCTTTAACTCATCATCTCTGCTGAAGACGAGGCTATCTGGCCCCAAAAACGCTGTGCGCGAGTATTGGGGATTACCTCAAGGACAAGATGAGCAAGGCGAAGATTTTTGGCGCAACTATATTCTCATGTGTCCAGTCTCGCGTGTTCAGGAAGCTATTAAAGATGAGAAACACGTCTATTTGCCTTTAATTAATACTACAGAAGAAGTTGCGATCGCTGGTGATATCCAAGCCTGTCAGCGAGTGATTGCCAACTTAAATTGTAATGCTTTTTCTGCTCCCTTCACCCATGTAATTCATTGCGAGACAATGCGCTCTGAATACGATGAACTTGTGAGATTAAATACATTACCTACTCAAAACGTACCAGATACTATTTTCTATTCCGCAGCCGAGTATAAACCCATTGCCATTGACAGCCATTCTATTGCTCACAACATTGCTCAAAACCTCTGTCAACAGCTTAATTTCCCTCAGTTAATTAACCGCGTCTATGAAGATGGTTTCAAAATATTCATCGAAGTAGGTGCCGGTAGTAACTGTTCTAGATGGATAGATAAAACCCTAAATGCAAAAGAACACATCACAGTTTCTCTTAATAAAAGAGGTGTAGACGATCATACTTCTATTATCAAAGCCTTAGCAAAACTCCTCAGTCATCGGGTTAATTTAGATTTATCCCCCATATATCCTCAAGAATCAGAAGTTTCCTACAAAAACAATTCTAGAGTGAGATTTATAACCTTAGACAGTAGCAAGATTAATTGCACATCTTTGAACAATAATAAACAAGATAAACTTCAAGACATATCTTTTAGCCATCCCATTAACACTGCTAATCAACAGCAGTATAAACTACCAGATTTTAAGGAATTAGCACAAATGAATTCTTCTTTGTTTCAAACTACAATTACAAGTCCTGTCAATACCTCTAGAAATACAGAACATATTCAACAGCAAGAAGGTCTTAAAAATGGTAGCGAATCGACTCGGCTATTGCTACAAGAGCGTAATTTAGAAACTGTAGAGAAATCAGAAAATAACGAAACTTGGATAACAGAACAGGAAAAATATCAATCCATTCTGACTTCTAGTTTGACAATTCCCCATGTTATTGACGAACCCCATTGTCTCAATTTACGTAGCCCTTACTATCAAAAGCTAAGTGAGAATGCTTCTCGTATGACCAAAACCCACGCTGTTTTTTTACAAGCGCGACAGGAGTCACTAAAGCAAATCAGCGCCATAATTCAGTTGCAAATGGCTTGTTATCAAAGGTTATTTCAATAAAAACTTTTCATACTATGCAACTACATTATCTGACTGGAGGAGGAAAAAGATGATAGGCGCAAACAATATACTCAACAAAAATGGTAATTACCTGAAAGTATCAGACTTTTCTTACCATCAAAATCAAGCTTGGCAAGGTGCTTTAGATTCTGTATCTTTTAACGAGAAAGGCATAAAATCTAAATTGCTAAATTTAGAAAAACCTTGTTATATTATTAGAGTCGAAGGAAAAATTGGCGCAACTAATGAAGGTTATTTATATCCTTATAACCAAGAAAAATCTGAACATGTAGAAACATTAATAGCTGTTCCACCGTTATCAATTCGACAATTAGGTGATCCAACTTTTCTCAGCTTTCATGGCGTAAAATACGCTTATGCCACGGGCGCAATGGCTCAAGGAATTGCTTCTGAAGAACTAGTAATTGCCCTTGGTAGAGAGAAAATCTTAAGTTCATTTGGTGCTGGTGGCTTATCTCCTGCTCGCGTCGAAGCAGCCATTAACCATATTCAACAAGCTTTACCCCAAGGGCCTTACGCATTTAACTTACTCCACAGTCCCAGTGAACCTGCTATTGAACGCGGTGTTGTTGATTTGTATCTTAAATATCAGGTAAGAACAATCGAAGCTTCCGCCTTCCTCGATTTGACTGACAACATTGTTTACTACCGCGCTGCTGGACTTGGTTTGAATGCAGCCAATCAAATCGAAATCAAAAATAAAATTATTGCCAAAATTTCTCGGAGAGAAGTTGCAACTAAATTTCTACAACCTGCTCCCGCAAAAATCTTAAAACAATTAGTTGAGCAAGGTCTTATTAGTGAATTACAAGCAAGCCTAGCCGAAAAAATTCCTGTAGCTGACGATATTACCGTAGAAGCAGATTCTGGTGGTCATACAGATAATCGTCCTTTGGTTTGTCTTCTACCATCTATCTTGGAATTGAGAGATGAAATTCAAAGAAAATTTTCTTATGAAAAACCAGTCAGAGTCGGAGTAGCAGGAGGAATTGCTACGCCACAATCAGCATTAGCTGCCTTTATGATGGGGGCTGCTTATGTTGTGACCGGCTCAATTAACCAGTCTTGTATTGAAGCTGGAACTTCTCAACATACCAAACAATTGCTGGCTCAAGCCGAGATGGCTGATGTAATGATGGCTCCAGCGGCAGATATGTTTGAAATGGGGGTAAAACTCCAAGTTCTCAAAAGAGGAACTCTCTTTCCTTTGCGAGCACAAAAACTGTTTGAGTTATACAAAAACTATGACTCAATTGAAGATATTCCACTAGCAGAAAGAGAAAAATTAGAAAAACAAGTTTTGCGAAAGAGTTTGAAAACAGTTTGGGAAGAAACAGTTAGTTATTTATCTCAACGCAATCCCGATAAATTAACCAAAGCTGTTAATAATCCCAAACTGAAGATGGCTCTAATTTTCCGCTGGTATCTGGGATTATCATCCCGTTGGTCTAACTTTGGGGAAAAAGGAAGAGAAATGGATTATCAAATTTGGTGTGGCCCAGCTATGGGCAGCTTCAATGACTGGGTTAGAGGTTCTTACTTATCTGAATCAAATAATCGCCAAGTCGTTGATATTGCTAATCAGATTATGACCGGAGCGGCATTTTTATACCGGATGCAAAGTTTGAAAATCCAGGGTTTACAAATGCCAGCTTATTACAGTGAATATCGTCCATCTACTGCTAATTAAAGGGGGAAAATCAGATGAGCACTGTTAAAATTGATAACCGAATTCCCAAGATCCAAAATAAGCTTTTCGAGCAGGCACATACTAATTCCTTAGAATTAAAACCTGTCGCTATAGCGATGAGCAAGCAGGGAATTAAAGGAGAAAAACTCTACTCTCATCCGGGAATGCTTCCTTTACCCGTACCCATTTGTGAGTATTTACTTTCCTTTAATGCTCGTCAAATGACAATTTTATCTGCGACATTCTTTGCTAACTTATACAAGTATGTTGCCAATAGCGAATATCAGTCTCTCATTTCCAACATGAGTATTGCCGAAAAAGTTTTTGCTTCCTACTCGGATGAATTTATGATTCTTCATCAGGAAACTAATGAAGAAATGGATCATATTTGGTCTTTTAGAACCGTATATAGTATGGTTTGCCGAGAAATAGGAATTCAAAGCTCCTTTAATGAGCCTGGTTTTTTCTATGGTTCTGTTGGTGCAATACCTCAATCAGATTTTGACAGTTTCGATACCCGTTTTACTTTTGATGAAGAGTTAAATGAAACCCTGTCAAATCTTCAAAAAGGGAAAAGCTTTCTTAAAAATATTGTCGAGCAAACGCAGCAGCAAGGCAGTAATTTTACATATCGAACTTTACGGTTTATGATTGGGGATGCCATGAGGATGCTACCAGCCGAAAAAGTTCAAGAAAGTGGCTTGGGTAGTTTGACTTTATTGTATCGGTACATGGCTAATGTGGAGTTGAAAAAAAGCGAAGCTTATTTATTTGACTCACCTGAAAAGTTTGATTATGAACCATTAGCTTTTGAATTGAATCAAGGTCACTTAACAGACGAAGCACGTCATTACACAACATCTTTTGATTTAGGAGTAGAACTGTATAGGGTAGCTCCTCCAGAGGCTCAAGATTTCATTCGCTATTTCATGCAGCTAATCGTAGAAGACTACATTAGTGCTAGTTTCACAACTTATTTGGAGAAGTTAGACCTGACTGTGCAAGGAATCATGTTAACTGATGTTAGAATCGGGCTAAACTCACTAAGTATGTCTCTGCACCATCCTGAGTTAGCTGATAAGCAAGTAGATATAAATCAATTAGTTCATTCTTGGCGACAGGTGAGTTCAAAGTGGCGCAATATCATCGGTTACATAGAACAAAAGAGTTGGCAATACAAATCTCAGCAGCTAGAGCGTCTGATTAAAGAACTGGGGTTGGAATTAAATACAACTAAGTTAGGTAATCGCTATGAGCGCTACAAGGATGCTCTGGCAATTAAGGAAATTCAAAAAGTTGTTGAAGTTGCCTAAGGGTTGCTAAATTTGCTAACCCTATTTCCTGAACCTAGTGAGTTGAGAAATGATAGTATCTATTCATTTTGAAGACGATCAAAAAACAGTTCAAGTTGAAGCAAATCAACGTTTAACTCAGATTTGTGATGATCATCCTAGTTCAATTTTATTTGGTTGTCGTTGCGTTGCTTGTGGAACCTGCCTCATAGAAATTGTAAGTGGGATGGAAAATCTAACTCCTGTGTTGGATGAAGAGCGGATTTTACTTGATGTATTGGCTCCAGAGAATCCCAATATTCGCCTAGCTTGTCAATGCATCGTGCAGGGTGATATTCGCATTCGGGTTGCTGATTAGTTGACAAATTTTGTATAGCCCGATATGCACTTAGGAGATTAGAACTTACGCAAAACTATACGCACTCTGGGGCAATTCATGTAGATGTAAAGCAGCTACTCTTACAAGAATGCTTTCAGTGAAGCAACAGGGTATTGCCCCTATCTAAAAATCATCCTTTTCGGCTATTATTTACGTAAGTTCTAGAAATATGAAGCAGTAGCGAAAGTTCAAACATTTTCTAGTATCTCTTACCTTAAACTTTTCCCAAATTTTAGCAAGTATAGCAATCCTATTGATGCTATGAACAAGAATTATAGGTTTTTAGCTTGTTCATATCCTATTTAGAAATGCTACATATCCAATTCCTTTTACTTCAGAGGTGTGTAAATGAGTCACTCTACTCCTGAGACAACTAAAAAGCAGTCTTATACCGCAGAAGAAATTCAAGCTTGGTTAGTATCTCATATTGCCGAGCAGTTAGGAGTTGAACCCAAAGATATAGATGTCAGTCAGCCCTTAGATAGTTACGGTTTAGAGTCAGCGCAGGCAATGTTTCTTGTTAGCAAAGCAGAGAAATTGTTTGGTTTTGAGCTATCTCCAATCCTATTGTGGCATTACCCCACTATTGAAACATTATCCCAGCGTTTAGCTGAAGAATCTAAAGCTTCGCAGTCAGAGATTTTTGAGATTTGAACGTCAAAGCTGTTCTTGAAGAGTTGACACAATAAGCTTTTGATAGTTTGAAACTATGATATATCCAGGCTTTTAGCAAGCTTTACTTAACAGATTGTTTAGCTTCTCGAAGAATAACGACACCCTCAATAATAACTAGGCTTGCAAACATCAGTCGTTAGAACAAATCAAAAGTAAATATGATTTACAACAGAAAACTGGGACGAATCGAGCAAGCTATGGAAATCTTAAATAGCCGTGCTAAAACCTGGAACATCGTAACTATTAGTCGTATCAAGGGCTATATCTGCGAAGAAACTTTAACACAAGCTTTAGACGTGATTCAGTTTCGTCACCCTCGTCTAAATTCTCAAATTGTTTGTTCTAATAACAGTCTCAGTTTTCAAAATCAAGGAACCGCAAAGATTGCTTTACGGGTTGTAAGGCAGTCAAATAATCAGCAGTGGGAAGAAGTGGTTTATGAAGAGATGAACAAAGGAATTGATAGTAGCCAAGGTCTGCTACGAGTGGTTCTTGTGCATCTTTTAGGTGATGAACACATAACTTACCTAATTACAACAATACACCATGCGATCGCAGATGGTTTATCATCCATCCAACTTCACTCAGAAATATTGACTTGTTGCCAAAAAATTGTGTCTGGTGAACCAATCAACCCAGTTGCTAGCTTAACTCCGCTTCCACCCATCGAAGAATTAATGCCCGAATGGACTAAAGGGTTTAAAGGTAGGATAAACAGCATTATATTTTTGTTGCAACTTGGATTTAAAAAAATCTGGAATCGACCAAAAACATTAGGTTTTGAAAAGTACCTATCTATTGCAAAGCGTCGTTGCAATATTATCCACAGACAACTTGACCAAGATTTAACCCAAAAGTTTGTCGATCATTGTCGGCAAGAAAATACAACAGTACATAGTGCATTGTGCGCTGTAATGATGTTTACAATAGGGAGAAAAATAATTAAAGGGAATAGAAAAAATATACGAGTAAATTGCCTATCATATTTTGATTTGAGGAGACTTATTGAACCAGCAATTAGTGATAATCATATGGCTGTATTAGCCTCCTCTATCATGGAATTTCATACCATAGAAAAAAATACGTCCCTATGGGAATTAGCCCGCGAGGTAAAACAAAAGCTTGAAGTTAGTAAAAAATCTGGTGATCTCTTTAAAATGATTTTGATTGCCAAGGATCTTATAGATTTTTGTTTTATTTACCCCAGGCAAGTAGCTGCCACGGTGTCTGTTTCTAATGTTGGCAGAGTCAATATTCCGAAACATTACGGTGAATTTGAACTAGAAGAAATAAGTTTTGCTGGTTCCCATGCTTTGTATGCAGGTATTTTTATTATCCACGCCTCAACTTTTCAAGGGAAAATGCTGTTGAATTTTGTCTTTTCTGAACCTTCAATCAGTCAGAATACTATGGAGACTCTTGTCAATAATGTTATGTCTTATATTCTTGAGATTTGCAATTTAAATTTAGACTCTAGTTTAACATGCAACTAGTACCACACGATGTAAATAAGCCACCAATTTTAAATGTCTAAAACCCTGGCAAACAATTAATTACGAATTACGAATTAAGCCTTGGGGCACTAGACTATTCATTGCTCAATTCAGAGGCTAAGAAATCAAACCGCAACACGAGAGTCATTAGTCCTTGAGCAGAAGTGTTGAACGTTAAGAAAAATCCGATAAAAATAGCCCAAAATATGGTATTTTTGGGCGAAGGCTTAAACTATATTAGTTTGATTGTGATTATAAATTCATTTCCCAAAATTGTCAAAGATATCTTGAAAAGCCTGCCAAAAAATGATTATCCAGTATTGAATAGTCGTCTATTCTTTGAGTGCTGGCTATCCTATGCTCTGGATAACAGTTTAACAAGTATGCGAGATTTATTTCAAAGATTAAATAACACCGGATTTGAAGTAGATATTTCTACCTTTTCCAAAGCCAGTTCTCACCGTGCACAAAAACCCTTTCAAGAAATTTATCAGAAATTGAATGAGTTAGTACAGAAGAAAATTCACAAAAAATTACACGATAAATATGCTATTTGTCCTATTGATTCAACAATTATTACCCTGACAAGTAAATTGTTATGGGTTTTGGGTCATCATCAAGTCAAACTTTTTAGTTCTTTGAATTTAGCTACAGGTAGCCCAGAAGATAACTTCATCAATTTTGGACATGATCATGATTATAAATTTGGTTCCAAGATGATGTCTAGTCTCCCAACTAATGCTGTAGGGGTAATGGATAGAGGCTTTGCGGGATTAAAATTCATTCAAGAATTGGTACAAGAAAACAAATATTTTGTTTTGCGGATTAAAAACAATTTCGTTACTAGAATTTGAGGATGCGACTGGATTAGTCAAAGTAGGTGCATCTGATGAGGCTATTGCCTATAGAGTCATTAATTTTTGTGATTTAGAAACGAAAACTGAGTTCCGCTTAGTGACTAATTTACCAAAGTCGGGAGATGCAGCTGTTAATGATGATGAAATTAGGGATATTTATCGATTACGTTGGGGAGTTGAACTCTTGTGGAAGTTTTTAAAGATGCACTTAAAACTTGACAAATTAATTACCAAAAACGTCAACGGTATCACCATACAAATTTACGTTAGTTTAATAGCTTATCTGATTTTACAGCTTTTATCTATTCCCGCACAATGGGGACATACACTATTAGATAAATTCCGCTATTTGCAATCTTGTATGTGTCAGAAAATCAGCTATGTTCATTGGTTTGAGGAGATGATGTTATGTTGACTAATTTAGCCTTTTTAGAGTTAGTGTAACTATCTATGTAAAGTTTTGTATCAAGATTCAACATTTCTGGTCCTTGAGATACGACTCTCACTCTTTAACGTGGCATTGGTTTTTCCGTCCCGGCGTATGTACCAATGACCAATAACTACTTAATGAATATTTTGAACCAATTAGGAGATTCTAA encodes:
- a CDS encoding 2Fe-2S iron-sulfur cluster-binding protein — encoded protein: MIVSIHFEDDQKTVQVEANQRLTQICDDHPSSILFGCRCVACGTCLIEIVSGMENLTPVLDEERILLDVLAPENPNIRLACQCIVQGDIRIRVAD
- a CDS encoding phosphopantetheine-binding protein — its product is MSHSTPETTKKQSYTAEEIQAWLVSHIAEQLGVEPKDIDVSQPLDSYGLESAQAMFLVSKAEKLFGFELSPILLWHYPTIETLSQRLAEESKASQSEIFEI
- a CDS encoding phthiocerol/phthiodiolone dimycocerosyl transferase family protein, with product MIYNRKLGRIEQAMEILNSRAKTWNIVTISRIKGYICEETLTQALDVIQFRHPRLNSQIVCSNNSLSFQNQGTAKIALRVVRQSNNQQWEEVVYEEMNKGIDSSQGLLRVVLVHLLGDEHITYLITTIHHAIADGLSSIQLHSEILTCCQKIVSGEPINPVASLTPLPPIEELMPEWTKGFKGRINSIIFLLQLGFKKIWNRPKTLGFEKYLSIAKRRCNIIHRQLDQDLTQKFVDHCRQENTTVHSALCAVMMFTIGRKIIKGNRKNIRVNCLSYFDLRRLIEPAISDNHMAVLASSIMEFHTIEKNTSLWELAREVKQKLEVSKKSGDLFKMILIAKDLIDFCFIYPRQVAATVSVSNVGRVNIPKHYGEFELEEISFAGSHALYAGIFIIHASTFQGKMLLNFVFSEPSISQNTMETLVNNVMSYILEICNLNLDSSLTCN
- a CDS encoding PfaB family protein codes for the protein MEEFAKNKTPKIAIVGMDCYLGGDCKGLDAFERSIYEGTQHFISIPPQRLQAIEAQEKLLKNYGFADGALPLGAYIKDFEIDALDLEIPREEVDNFNSQELLMLQVADNALKDAALPQGTRIAIIIATATELTLDKLTKTEKLEAIDKDSESPSYIENGLANYISKLWNFAGPAFTLIAKHNTVFKALELAQKLLTIREVDAVLVGAIELAGDGASVLRRNQITKVNTGVNTLSYDQNANGWIVGEGGAAVVLKLHETAKQENNRIYATIDALSLLKNSTNRVSSSQSPNSEAVTQVCQQAFHLADIKPKDINYLEVVGSGIPQQDESEIQGLLTAYRTFEPNLTCAIGSVKANIGHTHTASAIVSLVKTALCLYHRYIPAVPQWSSPKTPEIWQGSPFYVAFESKPWFLEKGATRRIAAINGMEIDGSYAHLILSEEPNQRDHSSRYLEQMPYYVFAIAADDQSTLLDEIRTLEQTIQNSSSLSDAATHTFTAFQQRQQATYALAILGHNQDELQREIQHSLKGIAHAFETGKDWQSPLGSYFTAKPMGQRGKVAFVYPGAFSAYIGLGRNLFRLFPQLYDDPFIRSIYNRVANVEKLIYPRSLEKLSTRQLEALEQRLLKDSVAVLESEMACAGLMTAILKNYFQLKPQCAFGYSLGEISMMLAQGVWTEFQEGSEGFNSSSLLKTRLSGPKNAVREYWGLPQGQDEQGEDFWRNYILMCPVSRVQEAIKDEKHVYLPLINTTEEVAIAGDIQACQRVIANLNCNAFSAPFTHVIHCETMRSEYDELVRLNTLPTQNVPDTIFYSAAEYKPIAIDSHSIAHNIAQNLCQQLNFPQLINRVYEDGFKIFIEVGAGSNCSRWIDKTLNAKEHITVSLNKRGVDDHTSIIKALAKLLSHRVNLDLSPIYPQESEVSYKNNSRVRFITLDSSKINCTSLNNNKQDKLQDISFSHPINTANQQQYKLPDFKELAQMNSSLFQTTITSPVNTSRNTEHIQQQEGLKNGSESTRLLLQERNLETVEKSENNETWITEQEKYQSILTSSLTIPHVIDEPHCLNLRSPYYQKLSENASRMTKTHAVFLQARQESLKQISAIIQLQMACYQRLFQ
- a CDS encoding PfaD family polyunsaturated fatty acid/polyketide biosynthesis protein translates to MIGANNILNKNGNYLKVSDFSYHQNQAWQGALDSVSFNEKGIKSKLLNLEKPCYIIRVEGKIGATNEGYLYPYNQEKSEHVETLIAVPPLSIRQLGDPTFLSFHGVKYAYATGAMAQGIASEELVIALGREKILSSFGAGGLSPARVEAAINHIQQALPQGPYAFNLLHSPSEPAIERGVVDLYLKYQVRTIEASAFLDLTDNIVYYRAAGLGLNAANQIEIKNKIIAKISRREVATKFLQPAPAKILKQLVEQGLISELQASLAEKIPVADDITVEADSGGHTDNRPLVCLLPSILELRDEIQRKFSYEKPVRVGVAGGIATPQSALAAFMMGAAYVVTGSINQSCIEAGTSQHTKQLLAQAEMADVMMAPAADMFEMGVKLQVLKRGTLFPLRAQKLFELYKNYDSIEDIPLAEREKLEKQVLRKSLKTVWEETVSYLSQRNPDKLTKAVNNPKLKMALIFRWYLGLSSRWSNFGEKGREMDYQIWCGPAMGSFNDWVRGSYLSESNNRQVVDIANQIMTGAAFLYRMQSLKIQGLQMPAYYSEYRPSTAN